One Rhodococcus sp. P1Y DNA window includes the following coding sequences:
- a CDS encoding acyl-CoA carboxylase subunit beta: protein MTGTTAEKLADLRANLELAREPAGEIGVAKRAKKGIPSARQRIDMLLDPGSFIEIGALVKAPNDPTALYSDGVVTGHGTVDGRPVAVFSHDQTVFGGTVGEMFGRKVAGLMDFAIKVGCPVIGINDSGGARVQDAVTSLAWYAELGRRHEPLSGFCPQISVILGKCAGGAVYAPINTDIVVATEEAYMFVTGPDIIKSVTGEDVSLDELGSARKQAEYGNVHHVAVDEKAAFDWVRNYLSYMPSSCQEDPPVVNPGLEPEITESDLLLDKVMPDADNAGYDMHEIILRLFDDGEFLELSTGIAPNVITGLTRVDGKSVGVVANQPMFLSGALDADSADKAARFIRICDAFNIPLVFLVDTPGFLPGVDQEKVGVIKRGGRFLFSYIEASVPKVTVVVRKAYGGGYAVMGCKQLGADINFAWPTARIAVMGAEGAVNIIGRKQMAAAGDNAPAVRQQLINFYNEHVATPWVAAERGYIDAVIEPSSTRLELRKALKLLKDKEVFKNPRKHHLFPI, encoded by the coding sequence TTGACTGGTACTACCGCCGAAAAGTTGGCCGACCTGCGGGCCAACCTCGAACTTGCCAGGGAACCGGCAGGTGAGATCGGCGTCGCCAAGCGCGCCAAGAAGGGCATTCCGAGCGCACGCCAACGCATCGACATGCTGCTCGATCCGGGTAGCTTCATCGAGATCGGTGCGTTGGTGAAAGCTCCCAACGATCCGACTGCGCTGTACTCGGACGGCGTGGTGACCGGCCACGGCACTGTGGACGGGCGTCCGGTCGCGGTGTTCTCGCATGATCAGACTGTCTTCGGCGGAACCGTCGGTGAGATGTTCGGTCGCAAGGTCGCAGGCCTGATGGATTTCGCGATCAAGGTCGGCTGCCCGGTCATCGGCATCAACGATTCCGGTGGTGCGCGTGTCCAGGACGCGGTGACGTCGCTCGCCTGGTACGCCGAGCTCGGACGCCGGCATGAGCCGCTGTCGGGGTTCTGTCCGCAGATTTCGGTGATTCTGGGTAAGTGCGCCGGCGGTGCTGTCTACGCACCGATCAACACCGACATCGTGGTCGCCACCGAAGAGGCGTACATGTTCGTCACCGGGCCGGACATCATCAAGTCCGTCACCGGAGAGGACGTCAGCCTCGACGAACTCGGCAGCGCACGCAAGCAGGCCGAGTACGGCAACGTGCACCACGTCGCAGTCGACGAGAAGGCAGCGTTCGACTGGGTTCGAAACTACTTGAGCTACATGCCGTCGAGCTGCCAGGAGGATCCTCCGGTAGTCAACCCGGGCCTTGAGCCCGAGATAACCGAGTCGGATCTGTTGCTGGACAAGGTCATGCCCGACGCCGACAACGCCGGTTACGACATGCACGAGATCATTCTGCGACTGTTCGACGACGGTGAATTCCTCGAACTGTCCACCGGCATTGCCCCCAACGTCATCACCGGGCTGACCCGTGTCGACGGCAAGTCCGTCGGGGTCGTCGCGAATCAGCCGATGTTCCTGTCGGGCGCACTCGACGCCGACAGCGCCGATAAGGCTGCTCGCTTCATCCGCATCTGCGACGCGTTCAACATTCCGTTGGTGTTCCTCGTCGACACTCCAGGCTTCCTCCCCGGCGTCGATCAGGAGAAGGTCGGCGTGATCAAGCGCGGTGGCCGATTCCTGTTCTCGTACATCGAGGCTTCGGTGCCCAAGGTCACCGTCGTCGTCCGCAAGGCTTACGGTGGCGGCTACGCGGTCATGGGTTGCAAGCAGCTCGGTGCAGACATCAACTTCGCCTGGCCCACAGCACGTATCGCCGTCATGGGCGCCGAAGGTGCCGTCAACATCATCGGCCGCAAGCAAATGGCAGCGGCGGGCGACAACGCCCCCGCGGTTCGTCAGCAACTCATCAACTTCTACAACGAGCACGTCGCAACCCCCTGGGTCGCCGCCGAGCGCGGATACATCGACGCGGTCATCGAGCCGTCGAGCACTCGCCTCGAACTCCGCAAGGCGCTGAAGTTGCTGAAGGACAAAGAGGTCTTCAAGAACCCTCGGAAGCATCACCTGTTTCCGATTTAG